The proteins below are encoded in one region of Apium graveolens cultivar Ventura chromosome 4, ASM990537v1, whole genome shotgun sequence:
- the LOC141721876 gene encoding uncharacterized protein LOC141721876 encodes MSTNNGDIFGLRFTGKLYSNWEFQFRLFVTGKELWGHVDGSESAPTDAAKLAEWKVKDARVMSWIISTLSIQEYYSGFQNLWAEFTDIAYAKVPAASLLSVQQVHEQSKRDQFLMKLRPEFEVTRSNLMNRASSPSLDECFSELLREEQCLATQSAIQQTSMPDQAIAYAAQGRGKGRNMQQVQCYSCKEYGHIAANCAKKFCNYCKKPGHTIKECRTRPQNRQSNVGQAAIGNQAVVGSVTAEKSTLTPEMVQQMIVSAFSALGLQGSGIGDDPCERA; translated from the exons ATGTCAACCAACAATGGTGATATTTTTGGTCTACGTTTTACTGGGAAACTTTATTCCAATTGGGAATTTCAGTTTCGTCTCTTCGTCACGGGAAAAGAGCTGTGGGGTCATGTTGATGGTAGTGAATCAGCTCCAACTGATGCTGCTAAATTAGCTGAATGGAAGGTGAAGGATGCTAGAGTCATGTCATGGATCATAA GCACTTTATCTATTCAAGAGTATTATTCTGGATTTCAGAATTTATGGGCTGAATTTACTGATATTGCTTATGCAAAAGTGCCAGCTGCATCTCTTTTAAGTGTTCAACAGGTTCATGAACAAAGCAAAAGAGATCAGTTTCTTATGAAACTACGTCCTGAATTTGAGGTAACTCGCTCTAATTTAATGAATCGTGCTTCCTCTCCTTCTCTAGATGAATGTTTCAGTGAGTTACTTCGGGAAGAACAATGTCTTGCTACACAATCTGCGATACAACAAACCAGCATGCCCGACCAGGCAATTGCTTATGCAGCCCAAGGAAGAGGGAAGGGCAGAAACATGCAACAAGTTCAATGTTATTCCTGTAAGGAATATGGGCATATTGCAGCAAATTGCGCGAAGAAATTCTGCAACTATTGTAAGAAACCTGGCCACACTATTAAAGAATGCCGTACTCGTCCTCAGAATCGCCAATCAAATGTGGGTCAAGCTGCAATCGGTAATCAAGCTGTAGTTGGTTCAGTTACTGCTGAAAAATCAACTCTTACACCAGAAATGGTTCAACAAATGATTGTTTCAGCTTTCTCCGCCTTGGGTCTTCAAG GATCAGGTATCGGGGATGATCCTTGCGAAAGGGCCTAA